Within the Micromonospora citrea genome, the region CTCCGGGTTGTGCACCTCGCCGTGCCGCAGCACGTGGACCACCGTCTTGCTCACCGCTACCCCCCGTGACCGGCCGCTGCCGCCGCGCCCGCCGCCGCCGGCAGGGCGGCGGCGATCCGCTCCAGAGCGGCGTCGTCCAGCGCCGCCGACACGAACCACGCCTCGAAGGCGCTCGGCGGCAGGTAGACGCCGCCGGCGAGCATCGCGTGGAAGAACGCCTTGAACGCCGGCACCTGCTGGGTACGGGCGCTGTCGTAGTCGACCACGTCGGCGTCGGTGAAGAAGATCGAGAACATGTTGCCCGCGTACGACAGCCGGTGCGGGACCCCGGCGGCGGCGAGCGCGTCGGAGGCCAGCTTGCTCACGACGGCGGCCGTGTCGTCGAGCCTGCGGTAGAGCGCGTCGTCGGCCAGCCGCAGGGTCGCCAGACCGGCGGCGCAGGCCAGCGGGTTACCGGAGAGGGTGCCGGCCTGGTAGACCGGGCCGGCGGGGGCCAGGCGTTCCATGATCTCCGCGCGCCCGCCGAACGCCGCGGCCGGCAACCCACCACCCATGACCTTGCCGTACGTCCACAGGTCGGCGTCGGAGGGGTCGAGGCCGTGCCAGCCGGCGCGGGAGACGCGGAACCCGGTCATCACCTCGTCGACGATCAGCAGGGCGCCGTGCGCGTGCGCGATCCGGGCGAGCTGGGAGTTGAAGCCGTCGCGCGGGGCGACCACGCCCATGTTGCCGGCGGCGGCCTCGGTGATGATCGCGGCGATGTGCTGGCCCTCGGCGGCGAACGCCTGCTCCACGGCGGCGACGTCGTTGTACGGCAGCACGATCGTGTCGCCCGCCGCCGCGCCGGTCACACCGGGCGAGTCGGGCAGGCCGAGGGTGGCCACGCCGGAGCCGGCGGCGGCCAGCAGCGCGTCGGAGTGCCCGTGGTAGCAGCCGGAGAACTTGACGATCCGGGGGCGGCCGGTGAAGCCGCGCGCCAGCCGGATCGCCGACATGGTGGCCTCGGTGCCGGAGTTGACCAGCCGGACCTGCTCGACCGGGGTGCGGTCGACGATCTCGGCGGCCAGCTCGACCTCGCCCGGCGTCGGGGTGCCGAAGCTGGTGCCCCGGGTCGCGGCGGACCGGATCGCCTCCACCACCTCCGGGTGGGCGTGGCCGAGGATCAGCGGCCCCCAGGAGGAGACCAGGTCGACGTAGCGCCGGTCGTCGGCGTCGTAGAGCCAGGGCCCCTCCCCCCGGACCATGAAGCGCGGGGTGCCGCCGACGGCACGGAACGCGCGCACGGGGGAGTTCACCCCGCCGGGCACGATGGCCTTGGCGCGGTCGAACAGGGCCTCGGAGGCCGGCGCTTCGGCCGGGTAGCGGCCAGATCCGGCGGGAAACATATCGGTCACGATGCCGCCATTGTGTCAGCGCCGGACGGCGAATCGGCAGGCACCCCGCACCGGGGTTACCAGTCTCACCCGGGCCGACCGTTCGCGGCTCCCCCAGGCCGACCGTTCGCGGCTCCCCCAGGCCGACCGTTCCCGGCTCCCCCGGGCCGACCGTTCCCGGCTCCGTCGGCGGGGTCGTCCCGCCCCGCGGATTCGGTCGCCGTCGCTCGACAGGCCGGGTCGTCCGGATCGCGCTAGGCTGACCGGGTGGATCGTGCCGAACTGTCCATCACGCTACACCGGACGGGCGACGAAGCTGTGCTGCGCCTGTCCGGTGAGATCGACATGCTCACGGCCGCCCAGCTGTCGACCGTCGTCAACGAGGTGCTCGCCGACCCGCCGCCGCGGATCGTCCTCGACCTCGGCGGCGTCACCTTCTGCGACTCCCAGGGGCTGGGCACCCTCGTCGTGCTCAGCCGCAAGGCCAGCCACGCGCAGAGCCTCCTGGTCCTGACGAACGTCGGCGACTTCCTGCTCCGCGTCCTGGACATCACCGGCCTCCGCAGCGCCCTGATGATCCGCAACGACCAGACCACCGGCTGACCCGTCCCCTCCCCAGCCCTCGCGCGGCTCGCCCCGTGGCGTCGAGCATGAGGTTGCCCGGGACGGTCCGGGGTCTTTCCGCAAGGCCAACTTCGTGCACGGTGGCCACGCCGACCACATGAATCACGAGACGTCGGACGCGGCCCGCGCCCTCCGGGCCCGGCCTCCGGCATGAGGTGAGGTCCACCGGCGGCGGGGTACGCAGCCCTGCCGGTCGAGACGGCTCCCGGACACCGTCGGAACGGACCCGATGTCACGCGTCGAGAAGGGACATGCCATGCACGGCTACGGTTGGGCCTGGCCGATGGGCGTCATGATGCTCGGCTGGCTCGTTCTGGTTCTGCTGGTGATCTGGGCGGTGTGGTATGTGACGACCGGCATCCGCCAGCGCCCGATGGCCGACCGGCACGAGTCCGCACGCCGGATCCTGGGCGAACGCTACGCGCGCGGCGAACTGGACACCGAGGAGTACCACCGGCGCCTGGATGCGCTGCGCTGACCGTCCGGGAGCCGCTCCGACGTGCGCGCGGCCTCCGGCTGCACCCCGCCCTGGCGGGCGGCGGAAGGATCGCGGCCGTGGGCGCGGGGCTGGACGGCGAACTCGCGTCCGCCCAGGGTCAGGCGGTGTTGCCCCAGCGGGCCTGTTCGAGGAGTTCGACGGCGCGGTCACGGGCGTCCGGATCGTCCGTACGCAGCATCGCCGTGGCCTCGTCGACGGCGTCGGTCAGCATCCGCCACTGCGCGTCGCGCTCCCGCACCAGGTCGGACTGGGCCGCGAGCTGCCGGGTCTTCACCCACAGCTCGACGAAGACCGACACCTTGGCCCGCAGCACCCACGGGTCGAACGGCTTGGTGAGGTAGTCGACGGCGCCGACCGCGTAGCCGCGCAACGCGAGCTGCGCGTCGCGGTCGGCGGCGGTGAGGAAGATGATCGGCACGTGCCGCGTACGCTCGCGCCGCTTGATGTGGCTGGCCGTCTCGAAGCCGTCCATGTCCGGCATCTGGGCGTCCAGCAGGATCACCGCGAAGTCGTCGACCAGCAGCTGCTTCAGCGCCGCCTCGCCGCTCTCCACGGCGACGGACTGGACCGGCAGCCCCTGGAGGATCGCCTCCAGCGCCATCAGGTTCTCCCGGCGGTCGTCCACCAGCAGCGCCTTAGCCATCTGGGTCACGAACTCTCCTCGCTCCGGCTGCCGCTGATCCAGGACGACATGAGCTCGATCAACTCGTCCAGGTCGACGGGCTTGGTGATGTAGTCACTTCCCCCGGCCGCCAGCGCCGACTCGCGGTCGCCGGGCATGGCCTTGGCGGTCAGGAAGACGATCGGCAGATCGGCGAACCGGTGGTTGCGCCGGATCTGTCGGGTCGTCTCATAACCGTCCTGGTCGGGCATCATCGCATCCATCAGGACGATGTCCACCTCCGGATGCTCGGCCAGCAGGCGGACGCCGTCCGCCCCGTTGTCCGAGTACAACACGGTCAGGCCGTGCAGTTCCAACGCGCTGGTCAGCGCGAAGACGTTCCGCACGTCGTCATCGATGATCAGCACGGTCGCCCCCTCCAACTGCCGGGTGGCCGGCGTCGAGGCCGGCTCGGGCAGCTCCGGCGGCGGCATCAGCAGCGACGACGGCAGCCCCGCCCGGGCCGGCGACGGCGGCAGCGGCGCCACCACCGCGTCCGGCGCGAGCACGTCCGGCACGAAGAGGGTGAACGTCGAGCCCTGGCCGGGTGCCGACGACACGGCGATGCTGCCGCCCAGCAGCCGGGCCAGGTCCCGGCTGATCGACAGCCCCAGCCCCGTGCCTCCGTAACGGCGGCTGGTGGTGCCGTCCGCCTGCTGGAACGCCTCGAAGATCAGCGACAGCTTGTCGTCGGAGATGCCGATGCCGGTGTCGACCACCGTGAACGCGATCACCTGCCGCGCGTTGATCAGCGCCGGCACGTCGAAGACCGCGTTCTCGGGCGCCGGCGCGATCCGCAGCGTCACCGCGCCGTTGTCGGTGAACTTGACCGCGTTGGAGAGCAGGTTGCGCAGGATCTGCTGCAGGCGCTGGGCGTCGGTGACCAGGGCCGGCGGCAGGTCCCTGCTGATCCGCACCTGGAAGTCCAGGCCCTTCTCCTCGGCCTGCGGCGCGAACGCCTGCTCGACGTAGCCGCGGATCTCGTCGAACCGGACCTCGGTCGGCTCGACGTCCATCCGCCCCGCCTCGATCTTGGACAGGTCGAGGATGTCGTCGATCAGCGACAACAGGTCGGAGCCGGCGCCGTGGATCGTCCGGGCGAACTCGATCTGCTTCGGCGTGAGGTTCTGCTCCGAGTTCTCGGCCAGCAGGCGGGCCAGCAGCAGCAGCGAGTTCAACGGCGTACGCAGCTCGTGGCTCATGTTGGCCAGGAACTCCGACTTGTACGCCGAAGCCCGGGTGAGCTGCTGGGCCTTCTCCTCCAGGCCGAGCCGGGCCAGCTCGATCTCCCGGTTCTTGGTCTCGATGTTGCCCTTCTGCTCGGAGAGCAGCTGCGCCTTGTCCTCCAGCTCGGCGTTGGTGCGCTGGAGCTCGGCCGACTGCTCCTGCAACTCGTGCGCGAGTCGCTGCGACTGCGCCAGCAGCTCCTCCGTACGCCGGTTGGCCTGGATGGTGTTGACCGCGATGCCGATGGTGAGGACCAGCCGCTCCAGGAACGACAGGTGCAGCTCGGAGAAGGTCGTGACGCTGGCGAACTCGATCACCCCGAGCAGCTCGCCCTCGAAGAGCACGGGCAGCACGACCAGGTCGGCCGGCGGGGTGTCGGCGAGGCCGGAGCGGAGCATCAGCTTGCCGTCCGGCAGGCCGCCCATCCGGATGGTCCGGCGGGACAGGGCGGCCTGGCCGACCAGCCCCTCGCCGGGCCCGAAGGTGACGTCGTGTCCCCGGGCGACGTAGCCGTACGAGGCGGTCAGCCGCAGCCGCATCACGCCCTCGGAGTTGTCCGCCAGGAAGAACGCGCCGAGCTGCGCGTCGACCAGCGGGGTCACCTCCATCATGATCATGCGGCAGACCTCGCCGAGGTCGCGCTGCCCCTGGAGCAGGCCGCCGATCCGGGCCAGGTTGGAGTCGAGCCAGCCCTGCTCGGCGTTCTTCTTGGTCGTCTCCCGGAGGGTGACGATCATCTGGTTGATGTTGTCCTTCAGCTCGGCGACCTCGCCCTGCGCCTCGACGGCGATCCGCTGGGTGAGGTCGCCCCGGGTCACCGAGGTGGAGACCTGCGCGATGGCGCGCAGCTGGGTGGTGAGGGTCGAGGCGAGCTGGTTGACGTTCTCGGTGAGGTCCCGCCACGTACCGCTGACGCCCTTGACCTGGGCCTGACCGCCCAGCTTGCCCTCGATGCCCACCTCGCGCGCGACGCGGGTGACCTCGTCGGCGAACGACGAGAGCTGGTCCACCATCGTGTTGACCGTCGACTTCAGCTCCAGGATCTCGCCCTGCGCGTCGACCGTGATCTTCTGCGACAGGTCGCCGTTGGCGACGGCGGTGGTCACCGAGGCGATGTTGCGGACCTGCGACGTCAGGTTCGACGCCATCGAGTTCACGTTGTCCGTCAGGTCGCGCCACGTACCGGAGACGCCCTTGACCTGGGCCTGACCGCCCAGCTTGCCCTCCGTGCCCACCTCGCGCGCCACCCGCGTCACCTCGTCGGCGAACGACGAGAGCTGGTCCACCATCGTGTTGACCGTCGACTTGAGCTCCAGGATCTCGCCCTGCGCGTCGACCGTGATCTTCTGCGACAGGTCGCCCTTCGCCACGGCGGTCGAGACCTGGGCGATGTTGCGGACCTGGGCCGTGAGGTTGGACGCCATCGAGTTGACGTTGTCGGTCAGGTCCCGCCAGGTGCCGGCGACGCCGCGCACCTGGGCCTGACCGCCCAGCTTGCCCTCCGTGCCCACCTCGCGCGCCACCCGCGTCACCTCGTCGGCGAACGACGAGAGCTGGTCCACCATCGTGTTCACGGTCGACTTCAGCGCCAGGATCTCGCCCCGGGCGTCCACGGTGATCTTCTGCGACAGGTCGCCCTTCGCCACGGCCGTGGTCACCGAGGCGATGTTGCGCACCTGCGACGTCAGGTTCGACGCCATCGAGTTCACGTTGTCCGTCAGATCGCGCCACGTACCGGAGACGCCCTTGACCTGGGCCTGACCGCCCAGCTTGCCCTCCGTGCCCACCTCGCGCGCCACCCGCGTCACCTCGTCGGCGAACGACGAGAGCTGGTCCACCATCGTGTTGACGGTGTTCTTCAGCTCCAGGATCTCGCCCTGCGCGTCGACGGTGATCTTCTGGCTCAGGTCGCCCCTGGCGACGGCGGTGGAGACCTGCGAGATGTTGCGGACCTGGCTGGTCAGGTTGCCGGCGAGCTGGTTGACGTTCTCCGTCAGGTCCCGCCAGGTGCCGGAGACGCCGCGCACCTGGGCCTGGCCGCCCAGCTTGCCCTCGATGCCCACCTCGCGCGCGACGCGGGTGACCTCGTCGGCGAACGACGAGAGCTGGTCCACCATCGTGTTGACGGTGTCCTTGAGCTCCAGGATCTCGCCCTGCGCCGCCACGGTGATCTTCTGGGACAGGTCGCCCCGCGCCACCGCCGTGGAGACCTGCGCGATGTTGCGCACCTGCGACGTCAGGTTCGACGCCATCGAGTTGACGCTGTCGGTCAGGTCCTTCCAGGTGCCCGCCACGTTCGGCACGTCGGCCTGGCCGCCCAGCTTGCCCTCGGTGCCCACCTCGCGCGCCACCCGGGTCACCTGCTCGGCGAAGAGCCGCAGGGTGTCGGTCAGGTAGTTCATCGTGTCGGCCAGCTCGGCGACCTCGCCGCGCGCGCCGACCGTGATCTTCTGCGACAGGTCGCCCTTGGCCACCGCCGTCGCCACCTGGGAGATCGACCGCACCTGGCCGGTCAGGTTCGACGCCATGGTGTTGACCGAGTCGGTGAGGTCCTTCCAGGTGCCGGCAACGCCGCGCACGTCGGCCTGGCCGCCCAGCTTGCCCTCGGTGCCCACCTCGCGCGCGACGCGGGTGACCTCGTCGGCGAACGACGAGAGCTGGTCCACCATCGTGTTCACGGTGCGCCCGATGCGCAGGTACTCGCCGCGCAGCGGCCGGCCGTCGATCTCCAGCGCCATGTGCTGGGACAGGTCGCCCTCGGCGACCGCCACGATGACCCGGGCGATCTCGGTGGTGGGCCGGCCGAGGTCGTCGATGAGCGAGTTGATCGCCCGCTGGCCCTCCGCCCAGGAGCCGTCCAGCCCCTCGTCGTCCAGGCGCTCGGTGAGCCGCCCGTCCCGGCCGACGATCCGGCTGATCCGACGCAGGTCGAGGTACTGCCGCTCCTGGAGCGAGACGACCTCGTTGAAGGCGTCGGCGACCTCGCCGGCGCGGCCCGCCCGCCGGGGCAACCGGGTCTTCAGGTCGCCGCGACCCACCCGCCGCAGCGCCTCGGTCAACTCGAGGAGGAGCGCCTCGTGGTCGGGCGCGGACGAATCCGCGGTCGCCGACTGTTTCGCCGTGGTCATCAGTCCTCGCTCAGCTCGGGGCCACCGACGCCTGCGACGCAGGCCATCCCATCATTGTGCCCGTGGCCTCGTCTCCGCCACGTGTGTGCGGCCGGCCGCCACGCCCGAAATCGCCCCGCCCGCACTGTTCGCCCGGTCCTGCGTCGCCCGCCGTGACCGGGCGACTGCCGATCGCGCCACTCGTCCGGCATCGGCTTGGCACCCGAGCGGGCAGAGGTGGAGGATACGGGGGTGTCAGCGGAGACGGGGCCCGCGGCGACCGGGGGCCGAGACGAGCACGTCCGGCGCGTCCGGCTTCCCGCCGACCGGCGTACGCCCGCCGCCGCCCGGGCCCTGGTGCGCTCGGTGCTCACCGAGGCGCACCTGGACGAGCTGGTCAACGAGGCGCTGCTGCTGACCACCGAACTCTCCACCAACGCAGTGGAGCACGCCCGCACCGAACTGGACGTCGAGGTCGTCGCCGACCCGGTCGGGCTCACCGTCACCGTCTCCGACTTCGCGGCCGGCCCCGTCGACGAGCTGACCGTCGGGGTCCGCAACGACACCACGAACATCGACGAGGTCTCCGAGCGCGGCCGAGGGCTGCTGCTGGTCGACCACTTCGCCAGCCGCTGGGGCACCACCTACCTGCCGACGGGCAAGGGCGTCTGGTTCCGGCTGGACCGGCCCGGCCCGTCCGGCGACGGGGAGCCGCAGGCCGTCGGGCGTACGGCGCCGGGCGCCGCGACCGCCGGGGGTGGGGCCGCCGCGACGTCGGGGCACCCCGCACCGAGCGCGGGGGCGATGAGCGAGCTGATGCAGACCACCCCCGACCCGTACGCCGAGGATCCGCTGCCCGACTTCGCGACCAGCCTGCTCACCCGGGTGGCCGAGATGGTCGGCGCCGCCGGCGGGACGGTCCGGCTGGACCGGGGGGACGGGCAGGGCGCCCAGGTGCTGGCCCGGTACGGCCGCCAGCCCCGGCCCGGCAACGAGCTGATCCGGGTGCCGCTGTCGGTGCACCGGCCGTACGGCGGCGAGCTGGAGCTGGACGCGGCGCCGTCGGCGTACGCCCGGCCGCTGGCGGTGCTGATGGCCGAGCGGCTCTCGCTGCACCTGGAGAACGACCGGCTGCGCCGGGCGGACGTGCGTCGGCAGGCCTGGCTGACCTTCCTCGCCGAGGCCAGCGAGCTGCTCGCGCAGTCCCTGGACGTCGAGCTGACGATGGCGCTCGTCCCGCAGCTCGTGGTGCCCCGGCTCGGCCAGTGGTGCGCGGTGCACACCACCGACGAGTGGGGTCGGTTGCGCCTCGCGGCGGCGAGCCACGCCGACGAGTCGATGCTGCCCCAACTGCACAAGGTGCTCCAGGAGACCGGCCCGGAGTCGGTCCAGGCGCGGCTGCGGGAGGCGTCGCGCAACGGCACCCAGATGCCGCTCGGCGCGCCGATGGAGGGATTCGCCCTGCCGCTGATCGCCCGGGGCCAGCGGCTCGGCACCCTGGCCGTGGGCCGGCACCAGCGGCACCGGCACGACCCGGACGAGGTCGCCGTGCTGGAGGACGTGGCCCGCCGGGCGGCGCTGGCGATCGAGAACGCCCGGATCCACGCCGAGCGCCGCCGGGTCGCGCAGACCCTCCAGCAGTCGCTGCTGCCGCCGGTGCTGCCCGTGGTCGAGGGCATCGGCTTCGCCGCCGAGTACGTCCCGACCGGCGGCGACGCCGACGTCGGCGGCGACTTCTACGACGTGGTGCCGCTGCCGGACGGGCGTTGGCTGGTGGTCGTCGGCGACGTCTCGGGCAAGGGCGTGCAGGCGGCGACGGTCACCGGCCTCGTCCGCGACGTCATCCGGGTGCTGGTCGGCGACGGCAAGCCGCTGCCGGAGGCGCTGGCCCGGGTCAACGAGACGCTGGTCGAGCGGGGCGGCGGGCGATACTGCACGCTGGCCCTCGCGGCGGTGGGCCCGGGCGACGGCGCACAGCTCGACGTGTCGCTGCACCTCGCCGGCCACGACCGTCCGGTGCTGCTGCGTTCCGCCGGCGGGGCCACCTTCGTCGGCACCGGGGGCACCGCCCTCGGGCTGCTCGACTCGATCGCCTCGCCGACGGCGCAGGTCCCGCTCGACCCGGGCGACTCGTTGGTCTTCTACACCGACGGGGTGACCGAGCGGCGGCGCGGCCGGGAACTGTTCGGCACCGACCGGCTCCGCGACGCCGCCGCACCGCTGGCCGGCTACTCGGCCGACGTGGTGGCCGCCCGCCTGCGCTCGACCGCGCTCGGCTTCTCGGCGGAGGCGCCCCGCGACGACATCGCCATCCTGGTGCTCCGCAACGACGCCGCCTGAGTCCGCTGTGGAGGGCGGACTGGTGTTCGGCAGGTTCGCGGAAAGGGGCGCCGAGAGCCTCCAGGTGGTGACCCGGCCCTAGAGGCCGCCCGGCAGGCGGCCGGGGGCGAGGCGGCGGTGCGGGTCGAGGTGCTCCTTGGCGGCGCGCAACCGGGGCAGGCCGGCCAGCTCGCCCCAGAGGTCGACGGCCCGTCGGACGGCCGGCGACGCGGACACCACCACGCACCGGCCCTGCCGGGCGAGGAGCACTCCACGGACGGCGGCCAGGATCGAGGCGACCCGGTCGGGGGGCATGGCGCCGGGCAGGGCCGCGTGCACGACGCCCAGGCCGGCCGAGCCGCGCACCGGGACGGGGGCGCCGGCGGCGTCGCGCAGCGCGTAGACGGCGGCGTGCAGGTCGGCGATCGGCACCTCGATCCGCAGCGCGGTGTCGCCCGGGCCGAACGGATAGCGCCGCCACCACTGCGGCGCCGAGTGGCTGACCCCGGACCGGCCGCCGAGGAGCGTGACCAGTCGGTCGGCGCGCTCGGCGACGTCGGCCGGACCGCCCTCCAGCAGCACCGCCAGCCGCCCGGCGCCGGCCGGGCCGGTCGCGGCGCGCCCGGTCATGGACGGGTGGCGCGCCATCGACTCGGCCCGGCCGTCCTGGCGCGGCCGGGGTCCCGCGCCGGCCGGCAGGTCCAGCTCGACCGCCGCCGGATCGAGGCGGGCGGCGAGCACCGTACGCACGAGGTCGTGCACCTCCAGCGGGGTCCAGACCGGGCGGGTGACCCAGATCCGGCCGGCCGGGACGGTCTGCACGCGCAGCGTGGCGGAGACGAGCACGCCGAGCGCCCCCTGCGAGCCGCAGAGCAGCCGGGCCAGCTCCAGCCCCGCACTGCCGCCGCCCGCGTCGACCAGTTCGCCGTCGGCGTCGAGGTAGCGCACGCCGAGGAGCTGGTCGCACGGGCTGCCGTGGCGGTGCCGCAGCGGGCCCGCCTCGCCTGCGGCGAGCACCCCGCCGAGGGTGGCGCCGGGCGAGGGGGCGTCGACCGCCAGCCGTTGCCCGGTGCGTTCGAGCGTGGCCTGCACCGCGCGCAGCGGGGTGCCCGCGCCGACCTCGGCGGCCGGCGCTCCGGGCGGCTCGTGCCCGATGCCGGCGAGCCGGCCGGTGTCGAGCATGAGGTCGACCCGGTCGGGGGCGGCACCCCAGTCGATCTTGGTGCCGGCGCCGCGCGGCACCACGCTCAGGTCGTGCCGGGCGGCGAGCCGCAGCACGTCGGCGGCGGCGCGCGGGCCACCCGGGACGGCCACCCAGCGGGCCGGACGGCCGGCCACCTCGTCGGCCGGGCCGGCGAGGCGGGCGAAGGGCGGGCCGCAGATCTCGGTCAAGCGCCGGGTGATGTCGAGGGCTCCGGGCCGGTCGGTGGAACTCGCTGCTGCCGCCATGCCGGTCATCGTACACATGTTCGAATGAACCGCGACGGATTCACGGGGCTCAGGGTCGCCGACGGTTTCGAGTTGACCTGAGCAGCGGCCGTGTCCGTGAGCGGACAGCCGGTAACGTGGCGCCGTGACCACCGAGACCCCCGTGCCCACGGCGAAGCGGGTGCCCAGCGAGCGCACCCACCACGGCGACACCGTCACCGACGAGTACGCGTGGCTGGCCACCAAGGACGACCCGGAGACCATCGCCTACCTGACCGCCGAGAACGCCTACACCGAGGCCCGGACGGCGCACCTGGAAGGGCTGCGCGCCGACCTGTTCGAGGAGACCCGCCGGCGCACCCAGGAGACCGACCTGTCGGTGCCCAGCCGCAAGGGCGGCTACTGGTACTACACCCGCACCGTCGAGGGGCAGCAGTACGGCGTGCAGTGCCGCCGGGCGGTCCGGGACGGCGAGACCGACCCGCCGGTCAGCGCGGACGGCGCGCCGCTGGACGGCGAGGAGGTGCTGCTCGACGGCAACGTGCTCGCCGAGGGGCACGACTTCTTCGCGCTCGGGGCGTTCGACGTCAGCCCCGACGGGCGGTGGCTGGCCTACTCGACGGACTTCTCCGGCGACGAGCGGTTCACGCTACGGGTCAAGGACCTCACCACCGGTGAGGTCCTCCCCGACGAGGTGCCCGGCACCTTCTACGGCACCGCCTGGTCGGCCGACGCCTCGGTGCTGTTCTACGTGACGGTGGACGAGGCGTGGCGGCCCAACCGCGTCTGGCGGCACACCCTGGGCACCCCGTCGAGCGAGGACGTGGTGGTGCACCAGGAGGACGACGAGCGGTTCTGGGTCGGCGTCGAGCTGACCCGCTCCGAGAAGTTCGTCCTCATCGACATCCACAGCAAGATCACCAGCGAGGTGCTGGTGATCCCGGCCGGCAACCCGACCGGCGCACCCGCGTCCGTCGCGCCCCGCCGACAGGGCGTGGAATACACGGTCGAGCACCACGGCCACCGCTTCCTGATCCTGCACAACGACGGCGCCGAGGACTTCGCGCTGTCGTACACCTCGGCGGACGCGCCCGGCGACTGGGTGCCGCTGATCGAGCACTCCCCCGGCACCCGGCTGGAGGCGGTGGACGCCTTCGCCGACCACCTCGTCGTCTCGCTGCGCAACAACGGGCTGACCGGGCTGCGGGTGCTGCCGATCGGCGGCGGCGACCCGTTCGACATCGACTTCCCCGAGCCGCTCTACAGCGTCGGGCTGGACAGCAACCCGGAATACCAGACCAGGCAGATCCGGCTGCGCTACACCTCGCTGGTCACCCCCGACTCGGTCTACGACTACGACCTGGTCACCCGGCAGATGGTGCTGCGCCGGCAGAAGCCGGTGAAGCCCGGGCCGGACGGGCGGGCCTACGACCCGGCCGACTACGAGCAGC harbors:
- a CDS encoding FAD-binding oxidoreductase, giving the protein MAAAASSTDRPGALDITRRLTEICGPPFARLAGPADEVAGRPARWVAVPGGPRAAADVLRLAARHDLSVVPRGAGTKIDWGAAPDRVDLMLDTGRLAGIGHEPPGAPAAEVGAGTPLRAVQATLERTGQRLAVDAPSPGATLGGVLAAGEAGPLRHRHGSPCDQLLGVRYLDADGELVDAGGGSAGLELARLLCGSQGALGVLVSATLRVQTVPAGRIWVTRPVWTPLEVHDLVRTVLAARLDPAAVELDLPAGAGPRPRQDGRAESMARHPSMTGRAATGPAGAGRLAVLLEGGPADVAERADRLVTLLGGRSGVSHSAPQWWRRYPFGPGDTALRIEVPIADLHAAVYALRDAAGAPVPVRGSAGLGVVHAALPGAMPPDRVASILAAVRGVLLARQGRCVVVSASPAVRRAVDLWGELAGLPRLRAAKEHLDPHRRLAPGRLPGGL
- a CDS encoding S9 family peptidase — its product is MTTETPVPTAKRVPSERTHHGDTVTDEYAWLATKDDPETIAYLTAENAYTEARTAHLEGLRADLFEETRRRTQETDLSVPSRKGGYWYYTRTVEGQQYGVQCRRAVRDGETDPPVSADGAPLDGEEVLLDGNVLAEGHDFFALGAFDVSPDGRWLAYSTDFSGDERFTLRVKDLTTGEVLPDEVPGTFYGTAWSADASVLFYVTVDEAWRPNRVWRHTLGTPSSEDVVVHQEDDERFWVGVELTRSEKFVLIDIHSKITSEVLVIPAGNPTGAPASVAPRRQGVEYTVEHHGHRFLILHNDGAEDFALSYTSADAPGDWVPLIEHSPGTRLEAVDAFADHLVVSLRNNGLTGLRVLPIGGGDPFDIDFPEPLYSVGLDSNPEYQTRQIRLRYTSLVTPDSVYDYDLVTRQMVLRRQKPVKPGPDGRAYDPADYEQHRDWALADDGTRVPISLVCRAGTPRDGSAPCVVYGYGSYESSMDPWFSIARLSLLDRGVIFAVAHIRGGGELGRRWYEQGKLLAKKNTFTDFVACARHLVKAGWTASDRLVARGGSAGGLLMGAVANLAPDAFAGIVAQVPFVDALTTILDPSLPLTVTEWEEWGNPLDDPEVYAYMKSYTPYENVRAVDYPAILAVTSLNDTRVLYHEPAKWIARLRAVAPRGDYLLKTEMGAGHGGPSGRYDAWREEAFVNAWILDRLGRA